CGCAACCGATGGTCACCGCATGGCAGTGTCTACGATGCCACTGGAGGCCGATATTGCGGCAACGCAATTGATTGTGCCACGCAAAGGTATTTTGGAGCTGGTTAAGTTACTGGATACACCAGAGCAACCAGTGACATTGCAAATTGGACACGCCAATATCCGCGCTGAAGTGAATAATTTTGTGTTTACTTCTAAGCTTGTTGATGGTCGTTTTCCTGACTATCGTCGTGTTTTGCCGCAAAATACTGACAAAATCTTGCAAGCGGGTTGTGATGAGTTACGCCAATGTTTCTCACGTGCTGCGATTTTATCGAATGAGAAATTCCGTGGCGTGCGTGTCAATATGACAGGGACGGAAATGCGGATTACCGCGAATAACCCTGAGCAGGAAGAAGCCGAAGAAATTTTAGACGTGACCTTTGAAGGTGACGATATTGAAATTGGTTTTAACGTTAGTTATGTCCTAGATGTCCTTAATGCTCTGCGTTGTCAGAACGTGCGTATCTCTATGTCGGATGCTAACGCCAGTACTCTGATTGAAAACGTCGATGATAACAGCGCTATGTACGTTGTTATGCCAATTCGTCTTTAAGACGTAAAGAGCTGTTGCCGCGTAATGCCACTTACTCGCCTAGTCGTCCAGAAATTTCGAAATATTAAAGCCTGTGATATCGAGTTATCAGCAGGCTTTAACTTTCTTATCGGCCCTAATGGCAGTGGTAAAACGAGCCTCCTAGAAGCGATCTATTTATTAGGGCATGGGCGCTCATTTAAAAGTACGTTAACGGGGCGGGTCATTCAAAATGAGGCGCAAGAACTGTTTGTTCACGGGCGTTTTTTGAGCTCGGATCAATTTGAGTTACCGATTGGCATTAATAAGCAGCGTGATGGCTCAACAGAGGTTAAAATAGGAGGGCAGTCTGGACAGAAAATTGCGCAATTAGCAAAGGTTCTGCCGCTGCAGTTGATTCATCCTGAAGGGTTTGATTTATTAACCGATGGACCGAAACAACGGCGTGCGTTCATGGATTGGGGGGTCTTTCATTCAGAGCCTGCATTTTATGAAGCTTGGGGGCGATTCAAGCGCCTTAATAAGCAGCGTAACGCATTATTAAAAACGGCTACTCATTATCGCGAGTTACGTTATTGGGATGATGAGTTGGCTCGGCTAGCGGATAATATTGACGCGTGGCGCCGTCAATACGTACAACAGATTTCATCGGTCGCACAAACCTTGTGTCAGGTGTTTCTCCCAGAATTTGATATTGATTTAAAATATTATCGAGGATGGGATAAAGACACGCCTTATAGCGAGCTTCTTGAAAAGAGTTTTGAGCGTGATCAGTTATTGGGGTACACATTTAGTGGACCTAATAAAGCCGATTTAAAGATCAAAGTGGGTGGGACTCCAGTGGAAGATGTCCTATCACGAGGTCAATTGAAGTTAATGGTCTGTGCTTTGCGGGTCGCGCAAGGGCAACACTTAACCGAACTGACCGGAAAGCAATGCATTTATCTTATTGATGACTTTGCTTCCGAATTAGATAGCCAACGTCGTGAGCGTCTTGCGGACTGCTTTAAATCGACGGGGGCTCAAGTATTTGTAAGCTCTATTACGCAAAACCAAGTTGCCGACATGATTGAATCAAATAGCAAGATGTTTCATGTGGAACATGGCACAATAGAGCAAGGATAAAATAGTGAGAGAGTAACTCATGTCGAATAATTACGATTCATCGAGTATTAAGGTACTGAAGGGTCTGGATGCGGTACGTAAGCGTCCAGGGATGTACATCGGCGACACTGATGATGGCACCGGTCTGCACCACATGGTTTTTGAGGTGGTGGATAACTCAATTGATGAAGCGTTAGCGGGTTACTGTAAAGATATCGTCGTAACTATCCATGAAGATAACTCTGTGTCTGTCAGTGATGACGGTCGTGGTATCCCTACTGAGATACACGAAGAAGAGCAGATGTCTGCGGCTGAAGTAATCATGACTGTACTGCACGCAGGTGGTAAGTTTGATGATAACTCTTATAAAGTCTCTGGTGGTTTGCACGGTGTCGGTGTTTCCGTTGTTAACGCTTTATCGGAAAAAGTAACGCTAACTATTCATCGTAATGGTAAAATTAATACCCAAACCTATCATGGCGGTATTCCAGATAGCCCGTTAGAAGTGGTTGGTGACACTGATATTTCAGGCACAACCATTCGTTTTTGGCCAAGTGATGAAACGTTCACTAATATTGAATTTCAATATGACATTCTGGCCAAACGTCTTCGTGAGCTCTCATTCTTAAACTCTGGGGTGTCCATTCACCTGCGTGATGAGCGTGAAAAAGACAAATTTAACCACTATAAATATGATGGTGGTATTCGTGCGTTTGTTACTCACCTTAACCGTAATAAAACTCCAATCCATGCGAAGGTATTTCACTTCGATATCGAACGTGAAGACGGCATTGTGGTTGAAGTGGCTATGCAATGGAATGATTCGTTCCAAGAAAGTATCTTCTGTTTTACCAACAATATCCCGCAACGCGATGGTGGTACTCACCTTGCTGGTTTCCGTTCTGCGCTAACACGTACTCTGAATTCTTATATGGATAAAGAGGGTTACAGTAAGAAAGCGAAAACGGCGACTTCCGGTGATGATGCTCGTGAAGGTTTGACGGCGGTTGTGTCCGTAAAAGTGCCTGATCCTAAGTTCTCAAGCCAAACTAAAGACAAATTGGTGTCTTCTGAAGTTAAATCTGCCGTGGAATCGGCGATGGGTGAGAAACTGTCAGAATACTTAGCTGAGCACCCTGTTGAATCAAAAATGATTTGTTCGAAAATCATTGATGCGGCTCGTGCTCGTGATGCGGCTCGTAAAGCCCGTGAAATGACACGTCGTAAAGGCGCCTTAGATTTAGCTGGTCTGCCAGGTAAATTGGCCGATTGTCAGGAAAAAGATCCAACACGCTCTGAATTATATATTGTGGAGGGTGACTCGGCTGGTGGTTCTGCCAAGCAAGGCCGAGATCGTAAGAACCAAGCTATCTTGCCGCTCAAAGGTAAGATCTTGAACGTTGAAAAAGCCCGCTTTGATAAAATGTTGTCTTCACAAGAAGTGGCGACACTGATTACGGCGCTAGGTTGTGGTATCGGCCGTGATGAATACAACCCAGATAAGCTACGTTATCATAACATCATTATCATGACGGATGCCGACGTCGATGGTGCGCACATCCGTACGCTACTATTGACCTTCTTCTACCGTCAAATGCCGGAATTGATCGAGCGTGGTTACATCTACATTGCTCAGCCACCTTTGTATAAAGTGAAAAAAGGCAAGCAAGAGCAATACATCAAAGATGAAGATGCCATGACGCAATACCAAATTGCATTAGCATTAGATGGCGCATCGTTACATGTGAATGCTGATGCTCCTGCAATGGGTGGTGCGCCGCTAGAAAGATTGGTTCAAGAATACAATGAAGTCGTGAAATTGACTCAACGTATGAGCCGTCGTTACCCACATACCCTTGTGTATGAGTTTGCTTACGTTCCGCGTCTCACCGAAGAAATTCGTCAAACCGAGGCTGGAGTAGCGGCTTGGGCTGAACAATTAACGACTCAGCTTAATGGTAAAGCGATTGGTATCAGCCAATATCACTTTGATGTTGAACGTGATGAAGCGAATCAATGTTACGTTCCACGTATTAAAGTACGAACTAACGGCGTATTACATGAATACTTGCTCAGCGCTGATCTACTTAATTCACGTGAATACGCAAAAATAGCCGATCTTTCTGAAGAGCTAGATAACTTGCTTGAAGAAGGGGCTTACGTAAAACGCGGTGAACGTACCCTAAGTGTTGATAGCTTCTCGCAAGCGATTGAATGGTTAATGAAAGAATCACGTCGTGGTTTAGCGATATCTCGCTACAAAGGTCTAGGGGAAATGAACCCTGAACAGCTGTGGGAAACCACTATGGACCCAGAGACACGACGTATGATGCAAGTAACCATCGAAGATGCGGTTGGCGCCGATGAATTGTTTACAACCTTAATGGGCGACCAAGTAGAACCACGTCGCGCCTTTATTGAAAACAACGCATTGAAAGTGGCTAACCTAGACGTATAGATAGGTAGTGCTCTCCGTTGATGAAAAGCCACTCTGCAGAGTGGCTTTTTTATTGGCCGTCGTTAATTTTTCGCTTAATCAATGAATGACGTTGGACCAACTGCGCTGAGAGGGCGATTATATATCGACTTTATAAGTGGCTCTGTGTAGAATAAAAAAACATTAAAAATAAATAACTATTCACACAGGTGCGATGTCATGAAAACATTTAGTTGGTTAGCATTAGGATTGGCGCTTTTATCATCATCAAGCATTGCTGCAGATAAAGATACGATTCGCTTTGGAGTTGAGGCAAGTTTTGCGCCTTTTGAGTACAAAAAACCAGACGGTTCATTAACTGGGTTTGAAATTGATTTAGGTAATGCGCTGTGTAAGCAATTGCATAAAAAGTGCGTATGGGTTCAAGCGAATTTTGATGGCCTCATTCCTAGTCTTAATGTGAATAAAATTGATGCGGTCTTTTCGTCTTTAGGGATCACTGATAAACGTAGCAAGCGCGTTACTTTTACTAATGTGGTCTGGACGGGATATTCGTCTATGCTAAGCCGTACTCAAGCTCACTTAAAAGCGACACCAGAGTCTTTGAAAGGTAAGGTTATTGGTGTCCAGCAAGGGACGATGCAAGAGCATTATGTACGTGAACGCTTTGCAAAGCATGGCGTTGAAGTGCGTACCTATCAAGATCAAGACCAAGTTTACTCAGATTTAGTGAATGGTCGTATTGATGCTTCTTTTCAAGATATGATACAGGCGCAATTTACGTTTATTGAAGCAGGCAAAAATGCTCAGTTTACGAACCAGCAAGTAGAAGATGTATTGTTACCTGCCGATACGGCTATTGCGGTTAAAAAAGGTAATGCTGAGCTTGTGGCGCTATTAAATCAAGGATTGCAGGCATTACATGATAATGGCACCTACGATCGTATTCAAAAACATTACTTTGGTGAGCTGAAGCTATACCATAAATAATCCCAAGGATAGTATCTTAAGCAGATTGCTCACTGAGTGATCTGCTTTTTTATTTTTAGAGGTTAGATATGCAACATCACCACACGGCATTAATGTCTCCAACAATTGGTACCCAACGTTACCTGGAAAGTTTTCATTTTGGCTCGCCGGAACTGGGTAAGAAGATCTACATTCAAGCCTCGCTGCATGCTGATGAAATTCCGGGAATGTTAGTCGCTTGGAAGCTCAAGCAACAGTTAACGCAACTCGAAGCAACAGGGCGTTTAAAAGGCGAGGTTGTTTTGGTGCCGGTTGCCAATCCGATTGGTCAGAACCAACATCTTATGGATGTCCATCTTGGGCGGTATCACCTAGAAACAGGGCAAAACTTTAATCGTGATTATTTAGATACCTTTACGGATGTCAAAGCGCGTATTGAGCCACAACTGAGCGATGATCCTGCACATAATTGTCGGATTATTCGTGCTGCTATGTGTGAGAGCTTGCAACAATGGCAACCAAAAACAGAGCTGGGTTCGTTACAGAAAACCTTACAATTACTCAGTTGTGATGCCGATGTGATGCTTGATTTGCACTGTGACTTTGAAGCCGCATTACATGTGTATAGTACTTATTACTCATGGCCGGGAATTGAACCGCTGGCGAGATTATTAGGCTCACAAGCCAATTTATTGGCAAACGAAACGGGCGGTGCTCCTTTTGACTGTAGTGTAGATATGGTCTGGCAGCGTCTTAAAGAATGCTTTGGCGAGGCGATTCCCCAAGGCTGCTTAGCGGCCACGGTCGAATTGCGAGGGCAAGCCGATGTTACGCATCAAGAGAGCAACCAAGATAGCTCTGCTATTCTGCGTTACCTCGAATGGCTGGGGGTTATTGCCGTTGATGGACCAGCGCCATGTTTACCCGAAGAGGTGGCACCAAGCAGTGATTTAGGCGCGGTTGAAATGCTGGCGACACCTTGTGCAGGCATTCTAGTGCACCGCGTTAAGCCCGGTGATTGGATTACAGCGGGAGATGTGTTTGCTGACGTTATTGACCCAATTAGCGATCATGTGGAATATGTCACCGCTGCGCAGTCAGGTTATGTTTACTCAAGAAACGGGCGGCGTATTGCCACAGCGGGAATGTTGATTGGTAATATTGCTGGTAGCGCGGTGATTCGCTCTGGCTATTTACTCGCTCCCTAAATTGATAGCGGTGATTTCTTAAGCAAAAAAACGGAAAAAAATTCATTTTTTCCCTTGAAAGTGGATTGAGTGCCCTTATATATAGTGGTGAAGAGGAAGCCAATAGGGCCTCAGGAAACGGATTCGATAAGTTGCTCATGAGAGGATTTATCACCGTTATATACAACTCGTAAATGGCCTCATGTCGAATGAATGAGATGCCATCCCTAAGGTAACAATTAGGGCTATTGCTTAAGAAACAAGAGGATAGTTATTATGCGTACAGTAGATTTTGCTCCTTTATACCGTAATGCCATTGGTTTTGATCATCTGTTGAATCTTATGGAGTCCGGCACTGCTAAGAATACTCAAGGCGGTTACCCTCCATATAACATCGAACAAAAAGAAGAAAACCAATATCGGATTACGATGGCTGTAGCCGGGTTCTCTGAGGAAAACTTAGATATTACCCAGCAAGAAACGACATTGATTGTTCGTGGGGAGCGCAACGCTGAAGATGGCAAAAATTATGTCTATCAAGGCATTGCCGAAAGAGACTTTGAGCGTAAATTCCAACTCGCGGATTACGTGAAAGTTACCGGGGCAACAATGGAAAATGGTTTATTGCATATTGATTTGGAACGCGAAGTTCCAGAGGCGAATCAGCCACGTAAAATTGCCATTAACGGTAAATCTTTACTCGATAGTGAAGAGTAAATGCCATCAGTTAACATGATGTAAAGTAGTAAAAGAGCGCCTATTGGCGCTCTTTCTTATTATAGAAAAGCAAATTAGCTTAGACGTTTTTATAAGCGTTATTCACTTCTTCAGCAATAATGCGGATCCCTTCACGCATCTTTTCTTCATCTTGTACGTAATTCATCCGTAAGCATTGATGAGCATGATCCCATTCTTCTTTTTGACCAATAAAGAAATATTCGCCAGGGACAATTAACACCCCGCGTGCTTTGAGGCGTTGGTACAATTCCATTGTGGTAATCGGTAGTTCGTCAAACCATAACCATAAGAAAATCGCTCCTTCTGGCTTATGGATACGAAACCGCGGATCCGGGAGCGCTTGTTGGAGCATCTCGATAGTGTGTAGTGACTTCTGATGATAGAAAGGTTTAATGATGGTTTCGCTGACGCGGAGTAAATCATTTTTCTCTAACATACGTAAAGCCAAGGCCGGCCCCATGCTACCTGGCGCTAAGTTAATGATGCCACTCATACTGGTTAGGGCTTGCGTGACTTCTTCACTGGCAATCGTGATGCCACAGCGCAAACCAGGGAGTCCGAGTTTTGACAAACTCATACATAAAATGGTGTTCTCATTCCAAAATGGTTCCACCTCTTCAAAGATAATATTGGGAAATGGTAGTCCATATGCATTATCAATGATCAAAGGGATATTGTTATCCCGCGCTAGCTGATCTAGTTTGTGAATTTCTTCATCTGTGAGTACGTTACCGGTTGGATTGGTTGGACGTGATGCACAAATGGCCGCGACAGATTCATCAATATGTAGCTGCTCAAAGTCGACGTGATACTTAAACAGTCCATTCTCTAAGTATTCAATTTCTGGATGATAAGAAACGAAAATATCATCATCAATTCCTGCATCTCCGTAGCCTATATACTCAGGGGCTAGCGGTAAAAGAATTTTCTTATGTGAGCCATCTGGCTGGTGGCCCGCAAAAAGGTTAAATAATGAGAAAAAGCCACTTTGGCTACCATTAGATAAACTGATATTTTTTGAACTGATATTCCACCCATAGCGCGCTTTTAATAGAGCGGCTAACTGCTCGATAAAGGCGTCTTTCCCTTGCGGCCCATCATAGTTAGTCATTCCGGCGATAAGGCTACCATCTTGTAGCATTTCTTCGCTGATGGATTGGAAGTAAGTCAGCATCTCTGGAATCGCAGCGGGATTGCCGCCGCCTAGCATGATCGCACCTGGCGTTCTTAGACCATCATTGAGATCTCCCATCAATTGGGTTATGCCGGAATTACGATTAAACTTTTCTCCAAATGTTGAAAATTTCATTACTCGAGTACCTGATTCTTGTGTTTGCTTATAATTATACGATGAGGTGCGCCCCATCTTATTGAGTTATTATTGACCATACCGGATTCAAATACTTGCGCAACGAATAATTGTTTTTTTGCAAAAAAAAGGCCCAACGCAAAACGTTGGGCCTTTTCATAATCAATATTAGATGATTATGCTGTTTTTTGAATTAACGAAATATCAGCAATTTGCAGGAATAAGTTACGCAATATGCTTAGCATCGTGAGACGGTTCTGTTTCAGTTTGGCGTCATCGGCCATTACCATCACATTATCAAAGAAAGCATCAACCGGAGCACGCAGTGTCGCCAATTGAGTTAGTGCTTCTTGATAGTTACCCGTCGCAAACGCCGGCTCTAAAGCTTCTACCATGATAGAAACCGCTTTAGCGAGAGCTTTTTCTTCAGCTTCTTGTAACAAAGACAAATCGATGTCATCAGACAATTCGCCATCGTACTTCGCTAAGATATTACCGACACGCTTGTTAGCTGCGGCTAATGCTTCGGCTTCTTCAAGTTCACGGAAGTGAGATACTGCTTTAACACGTTGATCGAAGTCAGCAGGTTTGGTCGGTGTCCGTGCTAATACCGCTTGGATGCTATCAATGCTGAAACCTTCATCTTGGTACCATGCGCGGAAACGACCTAGCATGAAGTCCAATACGTCAGATTCAACTTTATCATTGGTGAGCTTAGTACCAAACAGCGATTTAGCTTTAGATATTAGATCAACTAAATCAAGATCGTAGCCGTATTCTACAATAATACGTAGTACACCAAGAGAGGCACGGCGTAGCGCAAATGGGTCAGAGCCTTTCGGGGCTTGGCCAATACCAAAAATACCGACGATCGTATCGAGTTTATCTGCCATCGCGACAGCGGCCGAAACGCCGCTGCTTGGTAATTGATCACCTGCATAACGTGGCATGTATTGCTCGTTGAGCGCCACAGCAACGGCTTCGTCTTCACCGTCGTGACGCGCGTAGTGCATACCCATCACGCCTTGAGTATCGGTAAATTCAAACACCATTGATGTCATTAGGTCACATTTCGCTAAGAGACCTGCACGTTTCGCTTGGTCGATATCAGCGTTGAGTTTGTCAGCAATGTAACCTGCTAGCTCAGTAATACGATCGGTTTTGTCTTTGATTGTGCCCAGTTTCTTTTGGAAAATGGCTTTTTCCAACATAGGTAGGCGATCAATCAGTTTCTCTTTGCGGTCAGTATCAAAGAAGAATTCCGCATCGGCTAAACGAGGGCGTACGACTTTTTCGTTCCCTTCGATGACAAAGCGTGGCTCTTTTGATTCAATGTTAGATACAAAGATAAAGTTAGGCAGTAGTTGGTTATCACCGCAGTAAACTGGGAAGTATTTTTGGTCACCTTTCATGGTGTAGACCAAAGCTTCTGCAGGCACTTTGAGATACTTCTCTTCAAACGTCGCCGTTAGTACAACTGGCCACTCAACTAGACCAGTGACTTCTTCTACTAAGTCATCTTCCAAATCTGCGCGGCCACCAAGCTCAATGGCTGCGGCTTGAGCATCAGCAATAATCGTCGCTTTACGTGCTTCATAGTCCGCAATGACCTTACCACGCTCTTCTAAAATTTTTGGATACTGCTGCGCTGAATCGATGGTGAATTCAGATTCACCCATGAAGCGGTGACCACGAATGGTTCGTGCTGATTTTACGCCAAGGATTTCACCTTCGATAAGCGTTTCATCACTAAGAATCGTTAGCGTTTTAACAGGACGGATAAACTGAGTGTCTTCATCGCCCCAACGCATTGGTTTGGCGATGGGTAAGTTTGAGAGTGCACGCTCAATCAGGCTGACAATGATCGCTTGGGTCGGTTGGCCTTTTACTTCCTGCTTATGCAGTAGCCATTCGCCTTTGTCTGTTTTCAAACGTTCCGCTTGTTCAACCGTGATGCCATTACCACGAGCCCAGCCTTGCGCGGCTTTAGTGGCATTACCATTTTCATCAAACGCTACTTTGACGGCCGGTCCACGCTTCTCAACGACTGTATCAGGTTGTGAATCGGCAAGTTCAGTGATTTTTAGCGCTAAACGACGCGGTGTCGCGTACCATTTAATGCCTTGCTGGCTGATATTTGCTTGGCTCAGCTCAGACTCGATATTACTAGCAAACGCTTCTGCCAGTGTACGCAGTTGGGTTGGTGGTAGCTCTTCTGTTCCCAGCTCGATTAAAAATTCTTGTGCCATTATCCTTTCTGCCCCTTATGCTTGGTTCGAGTTTTTACACATTGGGAAGCCCAGCGCTTCGCGAGATGCGTAATACGCTTCTGCCACGGATTTGCTGAGATCACGGATACGCAGAATATAGCGCTGGCGCTCAGTGACTGAGATCGCTTTTCGTGCATCTAACAAGTTAAACGCGTGGCCTGCTTTAAGGATGCGTTCGTAAGCAGGTAGCGGCAGTGGCGTGTCTAAAGCGACAAGCTGCTGACATTCTTTTTCACACTGATCGAAGAACGTGAATAGGAAGTCAACATCGGCGTGTTCGAAGTTATACGTTGATTGTTCCACTTCATTTTGATGGAAAATATCGCCGTACGTTACTTTGCCTAGTGGGCCGTCTGTCCACACAAGATCATAAACAGAATCAACGCCTTGAATATACATTGCTAGACGTTCAATGCCGTAAGTGATTTCGCCAGTCACTGGTTTACACTCAAGACCGCCGACTTGTTGGAAGTAAGTGAACTGAGTCACCTCCATACCATTAAGCCATACTTCCCAGCCAAGACCCCAAGCACCTAATGTTGGGTTTTCCCAGTTATCTTCCACAAAACGAATGTCATGCACTTGTGGGTCAACACCTAATACTTCTAATGAGCCCAAGTACAATTCTTGAATGTTGTCTGGTGAAGGCTTGATCACTACTTGGAATTGGTAATAGTGTTGTAGGCGGTTCGGGTTTTCGCCGTAACGACCATCTGTTGGACGACGAGAAGGTTGAACGTAAGCGGTTGCCATTGGTTCAGGACCAATCGCACGCAAGCATGTCATTGGGTGAGATGTACCTGCACCGACTTCCATATCTAATGGTTGTACAATGGTGCAGCCTTGTTGGGCCCAATAATCCTGCAGCGCGAGGATCATTCCCTGAAAGGTTTTGATATCGTATTTTTGCATAGTCAGGTTCGCGCGAATCTTATGTTTGAAATGAATAAAATAGCCTCTAAGTATACCGAGATCTTGGACGACAAAGTAGGGGTAATCTTGTTTAATTCTTGGGCGATGTTAATAAGCGTTAGCCATGCTCATGAATAAAACCCGATGTTATCTATTAATCGCGACTTTTAACCGCATTTTAGCTTGTGGTTTTTTTTATTGAACGATACTATTTCGCGGTCTTTGGGGAGTAGCTTGCTGAGTCAATCTCGTGATTCAGTTCGTTCGTCAACATAATCGCTGTCAAATAGCGTGGCGTTCGAGACTTGGTTTCCATCAAGTTTAGCAAGACCTTAGACAAACAGCACGAACCAGGGGTGGGGAGTGAGGTTTGTCTATGGTTATTAATAATAAATCCCTGCCCCCAATGAGTATGTCGTGAGTGTTTTAGCTATCTCTTTAACTACTGTTGCTTTGGCAGAAATTGGTGATCGTACCCAATTACTTTCTTTGCTATTGGCGAGTCGTTATCGTCGCCCTGTGCCTATTATTTTGGCTATTCTCGCGGCGACGCTATTGAATCATGCGTT
This DNA window, taken from Vibrio palustris, encodes the following:
- the glyS gene encoding glycine--tRNA ligase subunit beta; amino-acid sequence: MAQEFLIELGTEELPPTQLRTLAEAFASNIESELSQANISQQGIKWYATPRRLALKITELADSQPDTVVEKRGPAVKVAFDENGNATKAAQGWARGNGITVEQAERLKTDKGEWLLHKQEVKGQPTQAIIVSLIERALSNLPIAKPMRWGDEDTQFIRPVKTLTILSDETLIEGEILGVKSARTIRGHRFMGESEFTIDSAQQYPKILEERGKVIADYEARKATIIADAQAAAIELGGRADLEDDLVEEVTGLVEWPVVLTATFEEKYLKVPAEALVYTMKGDQKYFPVYCGDNQLLPNFIFVSNIESKEPRFVIEGNEKVVRPRLADAEFFFDTDRKEKLIDRLPMLEKAIFQKKLGTIKDKTDRITELAGYIADKLNADIDQAKRAGLLAKCDLMTSMVFEFTDTQGVMGMHYARHDGEDEAVAVALNEQYMPRYAGDQLPSSGVSAAVAMADKLDTIVGIFGIGQAPKGSDPFALRRASLGVLRIIVEYGYDLDLVDLISKAKSLFGTKLTNDKVESDVLDFMLGRFRAWYQDEGFSIDSIQAVLARTPTKPADFDQRVKAVSHFRELEEAEALAAANKRVGNILAKYDGELSDDIDLSLLQEAEEKALAKAVSIMVEALEPAFATGNYQEALTQLATLRAPVDAFFDNVMVMADDAKLKQNRLTMLSILRNLFLQIADISLIQKTA
- the glyQ gene encoding glycine--tRNA ligase subunit alpha; translated protein: MQKYDIKTFQGMILALQDYWAQQGCTIVQPLDMEVGAGTSHPMTCLRAIGPEPMATAYVQPSRRPTDGRYGENPNRLQHYYQFQVVIKPSPDNIQELYLGSLEVLGVDPQVHDIRFVEDNWENPTLGAWGLGWEVWLNGMEVTQFTYFQQVGGLECKPVTGEITYGIERLAMYIQGVDSVYDLVWTDGPLGKVTYGDIFHQNEVEQSTYNFEHADVDFLFTFFDQCEKECQQLVALDTPLPLPAYERILKAGHAFNLLDARKAISVTERQRYILRIRDLSKSVAEAYYASREALGFPMCKNSNQA